Proteins found in one Loxodonta africana isolate mLoxAfr1 chromosome 21, mLoxAfr1.hap2, whole genome shotgun sequence genomic segment:
- the LOC135228402 gene encoding protein FAM90A27P-like, with the protein MKENTEPKKPQEPQTLWPFNNLDGEKEQRQRQGEHDRKALFQKFPERPEGKEQKNWQELTESCDYLRHPCRPMPIHTTKMRSVLDPSLRNWPHVRKPDLKSIFSERSPIQDHDPSFFSCHGQTKEEEVDITGSFQPATKHFGQDSTVMAKTTDNRCDACAYYVSQPATKTLFPGHVLSPQEQAKGPDRISKSSPQPARGRRGQDSPRTIQAPGKRSAQTPVQICLNPAKKAKLTTLQILQQSSQRPDVGAGQPLSNTSEFGPKGPPQVTKMTDLQPPHSRSQLNTVETSPILPPPLSSHVPRQPLRIVFTRMENGQWSSRFRTSPTSLPPE; encoded by the exons ATGAAGGAGAACACGGAGCCAAAGAAACCCCAGGAGCCTCAGACTCTTTGGCCCTTTAACAACTTGGATGGAGAGAAGGAACAAAGACAAAG GCAAGGAGAGCATGACAGAAAAGCTCTATTCCAGAAATTTCCCGAGAGACCCGAAGGGAAGGAGCAGAAAAATTGGCAAGAATTAACAGAATCTTGTGACTACTTAAGG CACCCTTGCAGGCCCATGCCCATTCACACTACCAAGATGCGATCTGTCCTGGACCCTTCTCTCAGGAACTGGCCACATGTAAGGAAACCTGACCTGAAATCTATCTTCTCTGAAAGGTCTCCTATCCAAGATCATGATCCAAGCTTCTTCTCATGTCATGGACAAACTAAAGAAGAAGAAGTGGATATCACCGGCTCTTTTCAGCcagcaaccaaacactttggcCAGGACTCTACCGTCATGGCCAAGACAACAGACAACAGATGTGATGCTTGTGCTTATTATGTTTCCCAGCCGGCCACAAAAACCCTTTTCCCGGGCCATGTCCTCAGCCCCCAAGAACAAGCCAAGGGTCCTGATAGGATCTCAAAATCCAGTCCACAGCCTGCCAGAGGTAGAAGGGGCCAGGACTCTCCACGTACAATCCAGGCACCAGGAAAAAGATCTGCCCAGACCCCCGTACAGATTTGCTTGAATCCTGCGAAGAAAGCAAAACTCACGACCCTCCAGATTCTCCAAcagagcagtcagagacctgatGTGGGAGCTGGCCAGCCTCTTTCCAATACAAGTGAATTTGGACCCAAAGGGCCACCCCAAGTCACCAAGATGACAGACCTCCAGCCTCCGCACAGTAGATCTCAACTGAATACTGTCGAAACCAGCCCTATCCTTCCACCCCCACTTTCTAGCCATGTTCCACGACAGCCACTCAGAATTGTCTTCACAAGAATGGAAAATGGACAGTGGAGCTCCAGGTTCAGAACATCTCCCACCTCTCTCCCTCCTGAGTAG